In Flavobacterium endoglycinae, one DNA window encodes the following:
- a CDS encoding TonB-dependent receptor, whose product MSLNKIIIDIEQQHQVSFNYLEENIAGLQLMPPKRSLSLDQKLEYLTQSTNLSFENIDNKFINIHKNKELTQKICGYVFSATDKKPIENANISLNNKAQVKTDYNGYFECIKTNTNTLLVSHIGFLSKRVSADNSDPKNCFQIVLEPEITELKEIKASAILASGISKNTDGSFEIKPKKFGILPGLIEPDALQAMQQIPGVNSIDESVSSINVRGGTHDQNLFLWNGIRMFQTGHFFGLISVFNPNLAHTISIYKNGSSAFFGESVSSVVDISSTPETTEKNSFGAGINMINADVYGKYNLSKKSFIEISARKSITDFVETPTYKEYFNKVFQNTTITDFAQNQNVDYQSDKQFGFYDATFKYAQKIGDKDQIILDLITIQDNLEVFQSATAYDIYRSENNTLRQQNYGGNLSWKRNWNSFNTTKINIYNSAYELLGNQRTSIGNQLVIQENTVNNNGINLENQHILNSKFSLNDGYQFNEIGVTNLERVSNPDFFRKVKDVLRTHAVIVEGKYNDTISRIYFKAGTRLNYIENFKKFIIEPRIQFNYGINKNLHFELLGELKSQNSQQIIDLQKDYFGIEKRRWIIANNTSIPIQRSKQLSLSLFYKKNDWLLDIENFYKRVNGITTSSQGFQNQLEFVRTTGDYEVLGTEILVQKKMNHFLTWFSYTFNNNNYDFPNYEFQRFPNNFELIHTVSWAVMYEKNNFKIALGTKWTSGKPITSPDVSQIDFSDPVLVYHKPNNTNLHVFSQVNLSSTYKWESVKGIQYKIGISILNILNRKNEIGEYYRISSLTNSIEEVETFALQRTPNMSFRVSL is encoded by the coding sequence GTGTCTTTGAATAAAATTATAATTGATATTGAACAGCAGCATCAGGTTAGCTTTAATTATCTTGAAGAAAACATTGCTGGATTGCAGTTAATGCCGCCAAAGAGGTCACTTTCGTTAGATCAGAAATTGGAGTATCTCACCCAAAGCACCAATTTGTCATTTGAAAATATTGACAACAAATTCATCAATATTCATAAAAATAAAGAGTTAACTCAAAAAATCTGCGGATATGTTTTTTCTGCCACAGATAAAAAACCTATTGAAAATGCCAATATAAGTTTAAACAACAAAGCGCAGGTTAAAACGGATTACAATGGATATTTTGAATGTATCAAAACGAATACAAATACGCTTTTAGTGAGCCACATTGGATTTCTATCTAAAAGAGTTTCTGCTGATAATTCTGATCCTAAAAATTGTTTTCAGATTGTACTAGAACCTGAAATTACAGAACTAAAAGAAATCAAAGCCAGTGCTATTCTTGCTTCGGGTATTTCTAAAAACACAGACGGTTCATTTGAAATTAAACCGAAAAAATTCGGAATCCTTCCCGGACTTATCGAGCCTGATGCACTTCAGGCAATGCAGCAGATTCCCGGCGTAAACAGTATTGACGAAAGTGTTTCGAGCATTAATGTCCGCGGAGGCACGCACGATCAAAATCTATTTTTATGGAACGGAATCCGAATGTTCCAAACTGGACATTTCTTTGGTTTAATCTCGGTTTTTAATCCCAATTTAGCGCATACTATTTCAATTTACAAAAATGGAAGTTCGGCTTTTTTCGGCGAAAGCGTATCGAGCGTAGTTGACATTTCTTCTACTCCAGAAACAACCGAAAAAAACAGTTTTGGTGCCGGAATAAATATGATTAACGCCGATGTTTATGGAAAATACAATCTTTCCAAAAAGAGTTTTATCGAAATCTCGGCACGTAAATCTATTACAGATTTTGTAGAAACTCCTACTTATAAAGAATATTTCAATAAAGTGTTCCAAAACACTACAATCACTGATTTTGCACAAAATCAAAATGTCGATTATCAAAGCGACAAACAGTTTGGTTTTTATGATGCGACTTTTAAATACGCTCAAAAAATTGGCGACAAAGATCAAATAATTCTTGATTTAATAACGATTCAGGACAATCTGGAAGTTTTCCAGAGTGCAACGGCATACGACATATACCGATCTGAAAACAATACTTTACGCCAGCAGAATTATGGCGGTAATTTATCATGGAAAAGAAACTGGAATAGTTTTAATACCACAAAAATCAACATTTACAATTCCGCATACGAACTACTGGGAAATCAAAGAACCAGCATTGGAAACCAGCTTGTTATTCAAGAAAACACGGTTAACAACAACGGAATTAATTTAGAAAACCAGCATATTCTTAATTCTAAATTCAGTTTAAACGATGGTTATCAGTTTAATGAAATTGGCGTTACGAATCTAGAGCGTGTCAGCAATCCTGATTTTTTCCGCAAAGTAAAAGATGTTTTAAGAACCCACGCTGTTATTGTTGAAGGAAAATACAATGATACCATCAGCAGGATTTATTTCAAAGCTGGCACACGATTGAATTACATCGAAAACTTTAAAAAGTTTATTATTGAGCCGCGAATTCAATTCAATTACGGTATTAACAAAAACCTTCATTTTGAACTTTTAGGCGAACTTAAAAGCCAAAATTCACAGCAGATAATTGATTTACAGAAAGATTATTTCGGAATTGAAAAAAGGCGCTGGATTATAGCTAACAATACTTCAATTCCTATTCAAAGAAGCAAACAATTGTCTTTAAGTTTATTTTATAAGAAAAATGACTGGCTGCTGGATATTGAAAACTTTTATAAAAGAGTAAACGGAATTACAACTTCTAGTCAGGGATTTCAAAACCAATTGGAATTTGTACGCACCACAGGAGATTATGAAGTTCTGGGAACGGAAATCTTGGTTCAGAAAAAAATGAATCATTTTCTAACTTGGTTTAGTTATACGTTCAACAATAATAATTACGATTTTCCTAATTATGAATTTCAACGATTTCCAAACAATTTTGAATTAATCCACACGGTTTCGTGGGCGGTAATGTATGAGAAAAACAATTTCAAAATTGCATTAGGAACCAAATGGACTTCGGGTAAACCAATAACTTCTCCAGACGTTTCTCAAATTGATTTTTCAGATCCTGTACTAGTGTATCACAAACCAAACAACACCAATTTACATGTCTTTTCACAGGTTAATCTTTCTTCGACTTATAAATGGGAAAGTGTTAAAGGCATTCAATACAAAATAGGAATCTCAATTCTGAATATTTTAAACCGAAAAAACGAAATCGGCGAATACTACCGAATTAGCTCACTGACGAATTCTATAGAAGAAGTTGAAACTTTTGCCCTGCAGAGAACTCCAAATATGAGCTTTAGGGTTTCATTATAA
- a CDS encoding DUF4861 domain-containing protein, with amino-acid sequence MKSKIRHYVPLAISIFTFAGCYAQKKSNGNTIVLKNSSAIELSQKSVSIKRNQLSLKNDSGKYPILINKKDTIPAQVNDLDGDGKWDELFLVTDFAPNETKTAVLSWSDKEPKFTIRTSVRFGKREGKNLPVHPDTQEILLANQVHKKLGYQKYQTDGPSWENDKVGFRHYLDGRNCKDVFGKKIPGITPEDVGINSNGAVEDNYHVMHEWGRDIFPVGSSAGLGGFALLTADNKINRLGILANDTINNIEKTTFKIVSEGPVNSVLHYEYENWLVSGNKYQANETASIWPGMYGYKNTVSVNGLKNDDTLLITLSNINNQNPLQVIDSGDFVCFIQHDKLTYERQWILGTAVIIPKKDYKGYIEAPKTGQLTDSYLIKMKVKNNQEVNYYPIAGWELSADPGFKDSAYFTTYVTNLAKQLSAKIKVEVK; translated from the coding sequence ATGAAAAGTAAAATTAGACATTATGTTCCTCTTGCAATCTCTATATTTACCTTTGCAGGCTGCTATGCACAGAAAAAATCAAATGGAAATACTATTGTTTTAAAAAATAGTTCTGCAATTGAATTATCTCAGAAATCGGTTTCTATCAAACGAAATCAGCTTTCTTTAAAAAATGATTCAGGTAAATATCCCATTTTAATCAATAAAAAAGACACAATTCCTGCTCAGGTTAACGATCTGGACGGAGATGGAAAATGGGACGAACTTTTTTTAGTAACTGATTTTGCTCCAAATGAAACTAAAACCGCGGTATTAAGCTGGTCAGATAAAGAGCCTAAATTTACAATTAGGACCAGTGTACGTTTTGGAAAAAGAGAAGGTAAAAATCTTCCTGTGCATCCTGATACGCAGGAAATACTGTTAGCGAATCAGGTTCATAAAAAATTAGGCTATCAAAAATACCAAACTGATGGACCAAGCTGGGAAAATGATAAAGTTGGCTTTAGGCATTATCTTGATGGAAGAAATTGTAAAGATGTTTTCGGGAAAAAAATACCTGGAATCACACCAGAGGATGTCGGTATAAATAGTAATGGCGCTGTAGAAGATAATTATCATGTAATGCACGAGTGGGGAAGAGATATATTTCCTGTTGGAAGTTCTGCTGGATTAGGCGGTTTTGCATTACTAACGGCAGACAATAAAATAAACAGGTTGGGAATTTTGGCTAATGATACCATAAATAATATCGAAAAAACAACTTTTAAAATTGTAAGCGAAGGTCCGGTCAATTCTGTTTTACATTATGAATATGAAAACTGGCTGGTATCGGGAAATAAATATCAGGCAAACGAAACCGCTTCTATATGGCCGGGAATGTATGGTTATAAAAATACGGTTTCGGTAAATGGTTTAAAGAATGATGATACACTCCTTATTACACTTTCAAATATTAACAATCAAAATCCATTGCAGGTAATCGATTCTGGCGATTTCGTATGTTTTATTCAGCACGATAAATTAACGTATGAACGTCAGTGGATTTTAGGTACAGCCGTAATTATTCCGAAAAAAGATTATAAAGGATATATAGAAGCTCCAAAAACCGGTCAGCTGACTGATTCTTATTTGATAAAAATGAAAGTCAAAAATAATCAAGAAGTAAACTATTATCCAATTGCTGGCTGGGAGCTAAGCGCTGATCCCGGTTTTAAAGATTCGGCTTATTTTACGACTTATGTAACAAATTTAGCAAAGCAATTATCCGCTAAAATTAAAGTTGAAGTGAAATAA
- a CDS encoding DUF5777 family beta-barrel protein codes for MKKFLVPLCLFLASMAYSQDDLLNSLDSTQVDGKTPVTAFKALQIVTLQSTKMAAKKEFYFVVSHRFGTVKDGFDSFFGLDNATTKLGGIYGVTDWLSVSLSRHTLNKMYETGLKYRLARQDDHFPVDIVGYSVADINSFLEKDQYPGLEFKHRLTYVQQLLISRKFTEKLSFELVPSFIHKNLYNPDIERDNQFSFGGGGRYKITKRLSVNLEYMHNFDKPDFYKNPLSVGLDIETGGHVFQLIFTNSQAMNESGYVTNAAGDWGKGDFFFGFNLYRVF; via the coding sequence ATGAAGAAATTTCTAGTGCCTCTATGCCTTTTCCTGGCTTCTATGGCTTATTCGCAGGATGATTTATTAAACAGCCTTGATTCTACACAGGTAGACGGAAAAACACCGGTAACAGCTTTTAAAGCTTTACAAATCGTAACCTTACAATCGACAAAAATGGCTGCCAAAAAAGAATTTTATTTTGTAGTCTCACACCGCTTTGGAACTGTAAAAGATGGTTTTGACAGTTTTTTTGGTCTTGATAATGCCACTACAAAATTGGGTGGAATTTATGGTGTAACGGACTGGCTTTCTGTGAGTCTTTCACGACATACTCTAAATAAAATGTATGAAACTGGTTTGAAATACCGTTTGGCAAGGCAGGACGATCATTTTCCTGTAGACATTGTTGGGTACAGCGTTGCAGATATTAATTCTTTTTTAGAAAAAGATCAATATCCAGGTTTAGAATTTAAACATCGCTTAACCTATGTACAACAGTTATTAATCTCTAGAAAATTCACTGAAAAACTTTCATTCGAGTTAGTGCCGTCATTCATTCATAAAAACCTTTACAATCCTGATATTGAAAGAGATAATCAGTTTTCTTTTGGAGGCGGCGGACGCTATAAAATCACCAAACGATTATCTGTCAACTTAGAATACATGCACAATTTTGACAAACCAGATTTTTACAAAAACCCATTATCTGTAGGTCTTGATATTGAAACGGGCGGACACGTATTTCAGCTGATATTTACCAATTCGCAGGCTATGAACGAAAGCGGATATGTAACAAATGCAGCGGGCGACTGGGGCAAAGGAGATTTCTTCTTCGGATTTAACTTATATCGAGTATTTTAA
- a CDS encoding c-type cytochrome, which yields MKKVLALSILMAVFASCSDSDTYQDIETPTNPGNPGTGNPSEPATAVTYDKNVKAIITSNCVSCHQAGRTAAFRPLTTYAEVKAAVETAGLLTRIQLQNGQQGIMPQGGRMSQANIDVIVKWNTDGLKEN from the coding sequence ATGAAAAAAGTATTAGCACTTTCTATTTTAATGGCTGTATTTGCAAGCTGCAGCGATTCTGACACGTATCAAGATATCGAGACACCAACTAATCCCGGAAATCCTGGAACCGGAAATCCTTCAGAACCAGCAACTGCAGTTACCTATGATAAAAATGTAAAAGCAATTATTACTTCTAATTGTGTATCATGCCATCAAGCTGGAAGAACAGCTGCTTTTAGACCTTTAACTACTTATGCCGAAGTAAAAGCAGCCGTAGAAACAGCGGGTTTACTTACTAGAATTCAGCTGCAGAATGGACAACAAGGTATTATGCCGCAAGGCGGGAGAATGTCTCAAGCAAATATTGACGTAATTGTAAAATGGAATACAGACGGACTAAAAGAAAATTAA
- a CDS encoding YceI family protein yields MKKSYIIYLILLVFLSINTNVSAQKLITKTGSIKFQASMPSYEEVAAENKSVSAVLEQSTGDFASLVLIKGFRFKVALMEEHFNENYMESEKFSKATLKGKIEDFDISKISNTPKNFTLKGDLTIHGKTKPVTVTVKISKAANGGVNMIGSFEAKPEDYGIEIPSLVRKKIADKVKIDYNFLLTK; encoded by the coding sequence ATGAAAAAGTCATATATCATCTATTTAATACTGCTTGTGTTTTTGAGTATAAATACCAATGTTTCGGCACAAAAACTAATAACTAAAACAGGCAGTATTAAATTTCAGGCTTCGATGCCTTCTTATGAAGAAGTGGCTGCAGAAAACAAAAGTGTATCGGCCGTATTAGAGCAGTCAACTGGAGATTTTGCTTCGCTGGTGCTTATAAAAGGATTTCGCTTTAAAGTCGCTTTGATGGAAGAGCATTTCAATGAAAATTACATGGAATCTGAAAAGTTTTCGAAAGCAACCTTAAAAGGCAAAATTGAAGATTTTGACATTTCTAAAATCTCAAATACACCAAAAAACTTCACCTTAAAAGGCGACTTGACGATTCACGGAAAAACAAAACCTGTAACCGTAACGGTAAAAATTTCAAAAGCTGCAAATGGAGGCGTGAATATGATTGGTTCATTTGAAGCAAAACCTGAAGATTACGGTATTGAAATACCAAGTTTAGTGAGAAAGAAAATTGCTGACAAAGTCAAAATCGATTACAACTTTTTACTGACTAAATAA
- a CDS encoding histone H1 — MKDLLVKINAEIETFKAEAESLTEKGIKAAGPRARKATLEIEKLLKEFRKVSIEESKK; from the coding sequence ATGAAAGATCTATTAGTAAAAATCAACGCCGAAATTGAAACATTCAAGGCAGAAGCTGAATCTTTAACTGAAAAAGGTATTAAAGCTGCAGGACCAAGAGCACGTAAAGCTACTTTAGAAATCGAAAAACTTTTAAAAGAGTTCAGAAAAGTTTCTATCGAAGAATCAAAAAAATAA
- a CDS encoding RNA polymerase sigma factor, with the protein MPNNPQSNTCDEIIFSSFFKGHIKALRNFLFYKFGNLEKAEDIAQEAFLKLWQNCSTVPLEKAKSYVYTIANNSSLNEIAHQKVVLKYEKDFTGLDKTNQNPEYLLEEKQFQAKLLKAIENLNEKQRIAFLMHRIDGKKYSEIAADLNISVKAVEKRIHLALLSLRKEIDL; encoded by the coding sequence ATGCCAAATAACCCCCAATCAAACACTTGCGACGAAATTATTTTTTCGTCCTTTTTTAAAGGTCATATAAAAGCGCTCCGCAATTTCCTTTTTTACAAATTTGGTAATCTGGAAAAGGCGGAAGATATTGCGCAGGAAGCTTTTTTAAAACTTTGGCAGAACTGTTCTACTGTGCCGCTTGAAAAAGCAAAATCATACGTGTACACAATTGCCAATAACAGCAGTCTCAATGAAATTGCGCATCAAAAAGTAGTTTTGAAATATGAAAAAGATTTCACTGGCTTAGACAAAACCAATCAGAATCCTGAATATCTTCTGGAAGAAAAGCAGTTTCAAGCCAAACTTTTAAAGGCAATAGAAAACTTAAACGAAAAACAGCGTATTGCTTTTTTAATGCATCGTATTGATGGAAAAAAGTACAGCGAGATAGCGGCAGATTTAAATATCAGCGTAAAAGCAGTCGAAAAACGCATTCATTTGGCTTTGTTAAGCTTACGTAAAGAAATTGATTTATAA
- a CDS encoding OB-fold protein, protein MKRKKTALLMTALLIIVAGGIYFYYGFLFKEARNIESENPEISITASQLIDDYNSDPKKADLQYLNKTIEIKGTVTKETDSVIILQSSVFCLFNQKLKHNLLNTNAVVKGKCIGYDELFQEIKLDQCTINKPNN, encoded by the coding sequence ATGAAAAGAAAAAAAACAGCCTTATTAATGACAGCCCTGCTGATAATTGTCGCTGGTGGTATTTATTTTTATTACGGCTTTCTATTTAAGGAAGCACGTAATATAGAATCAGAAAATCCAGAGATAAGCATCACCGCCTCACAATTGATTGATGATTATAATTCTGATCCTAAAAAAGCAGATTTACAGTACCTCAATAAAACTATCGAAATAAAAGGAACTGTAACTAAAGAAACAGATTCTGTTATCATACTCCAAAGCAGTGTTTTCTGTCTTTTCAATCAAAAACTAAAACATAATTTATTAAACACTAATGCAGTCGTTAAAGGCAAATGCATTGGTTACGACGAACTGTTTCAAGAAATTAAACTAGATCAATGCACGATTAACAAACCAAATAATTAA
- a CDS encoding serine hydrolase translates to MIKLFFLIVWTFSSFSNVFAQEKSVRIDSLLQSAVQRGMFNGVLLAAQDGRIMYEKAFGYADFGQKKANTIETGFELASVSKVFTAVAILQLKDKGKLKFDDPFSLYYPDFPYKTVTIRQLLSHTSGISDQDIENQKAEIPFKDTYTNQELVTFLSQHTFKFKLSPNEKWWYSNTGYALLAALVEKLSGKTFDVYLQKEIFKKAGMKHTYLKSDFLNTKPNFPETSNYDYPKRYISEREKMEGSKSYYHTASYGASNVVSTVHDLLLFDNALYNTTLVNQSTLKEAYQSTILKNGEKNYVWINIGGMGKAYDGLGWFLFDDESAGKTVWHTGGMPGCVTILLRNVVKKQTVVLLDNVNSEGVYLTAFNTLNILNNQPLLPVRKSFSKAYGKILMKDGDEAADLFLIENRTRKNLYSISENDLNNLGYDFLSDKLYSQALKVFKTNIVLFPESDNTYNSYGEALYKIGKKDEALQMFRKSLEINPENEDSIKAIEDFTK, encoded by the coding sequence ATGATAAAATTATTCTTTTTGATTGTATGGACATTTAGCAGCTTTTCGAATGTATTTGCTCAGGAAAAATCTGTCCGTATCGATAGTCTGCTCCAGTCAGCTGTTCAGCGTGGTATGTTTAACGGAGTACTATTGGCTGCTCAAGATGGCAGAATTATGTATGAAAAGGCTTTTGGTTATGCTGATTTTGGGCAAAAAAAAGCTAATACCATAGAAACTGGTTTTGAATTGGCTTCGGTTTCAAAAGTATTTACGGCAGTTGCTATTCTTCAGTTGAAAGACAAAGGAAAGTTAAAGTTTGATGATCCTTTTAGTTTGTATTATCCTGATTTTCCATACAAAACAGTTACAATACGTCAGCTGCTTTCGCATACTTCGGGCATTTCAGATCAGGATATTGAAAATCAAAAAGCAGAAATTCCTTTTAAAGATACGTACACCAATCAGGAACTGGTAACATTTTTATCCCAACACACTTTTAAATTTAAATTATCGCCAAATGAGAAATGGTGGTACAGCAACACTGGATATGCTTTATTGGCGGCACTAGTTGAAAAGTTATCAGGAAAAACGTTTGATGTTTACCTTCAAAAAGAAATCTTTAAGAAAGCGGGAATGAAACATACTTATCTTAAATCGGATTTTTTGAATACTAAACCGAATTTCCCAGAAACTTCTAATTACGATTATCCTAAACGCTATATCTCGGAACGAGAGAAAATGGAAGGCAGTAAAAGTTATTATCATACTGCCAGTTATGGCGCCAGCAATGTAGTAAGTACAGTACATGATTTATTATTATTCGATAATGCGCTATACAATACTACATTGGTGAACCAAAGTACACTGAAAGAAGCATATCAATCTACAATATTGAAGAATGGTGAAAAGAATTATGTCTGGATCAATATTGGAGGAATGGGAAAGGCATATGATGGTTTGGGCTGGTTTTTGTTTGATGATGAATCTGCTGGAAAAACAGTGTGGCATACGGGTGGAATGCCCGGTTGTGTTACGATATTACTTCGGAATGTAGTAAAGAAACAAACCGTTGTATTACTGGATAATGTAAACAGCGAAGGAGTGTATTTAACCGCTTTTAACACACTAAATATTTTAAATAATCAGCCGCTTCTGCCAGTGCGTAAATCTTTTTCAAAAGCGTATGGAAAAATACTCATGAAAGATGGGGATGAAGCTGCAGATTTATTTTTGATTGAAAATCGTACTCGTAAAAATCTGTATTCAATTTCTGAAAACGACCTGAATAATTTAGGTTATGATTTTCTTTCAGATAAATTGTATTCACAAGCTTTGAAGGTATTTAAAACCAATATTGTACTTTTTCCTGAAAGTGATAATACCTACAACAGTTATGGAGAAGCATTATATAAAATAGGAAAAAAGGACGAAGCCCTGCAAATGTTTAGGAAATCTTTGGAAATAAATCCTGAAAATGAGGACTCAATAAAGGCAATTGAAGATTTTACCAAATAA
- a CDS encoding FecR family protein has product MKKNHLLAKWLNNDLSQDELAAFEASPDFEKYQKIKKYTDHLMIDDSDEDAMLSSILKQKKETPKVIPIYKTWLFRAAAIFVIALGITLAFKMTVHETETAALGERTSFSLPDHSEVVLNSGSEIQYKKWNWDTHRYLELQGEAYFRVAKGRRFEVQTKLGKVSVLGTQFNVKARKNRFDVVCYEGRVKVNYANQQILLTHGQGVSFENGKELKMTITSVKPEWIENRISFYKENIRTILDEVERQYNISIELNAKDTTSLFTGKLPAKNLETALQIISTTYDVKVQKVSKNKIIIDEK; this is encoded by the coding sequence ATGAAAAAGAATCACTTATTGGCCAAATGGCTTAACAACGATTTGTCTCAGGACGAATTAGCTGCATTTGAAGCCAGTCCCGACTTTGAAAAATATCAGAAAATAAAAAAATATACCGATCATTTAATGATAGATGATTCAGATGAAGATGCAATGCTTTCTTCTATTCTAAAACAGAAAAAAGAAACTCCAAAAGTAATTCCGATATACAAAACGTGGCTTTTCCGTGCGGCAGCAATTTTTGTTATCGCTCTAGGAATTACGCTTGCTTTTAAAATGACTGTACATGAAACAGAAACGGCTGCTTTAGGCGAAAGAACCTCTTTTTCATTACCAGATCATTCAGAAGTAGTATTAAATTCCGGTTCTGAAATACAATACAAAAAATGGAATTGGGACACTCACCGATATCTCGAACTTCAAGGAGAAGCGTATTTTAGAGTGGCCAAAGGAAGACGTTTTGAAGTACAAACAAAACTTGGTAAGGTGTCCGTTTTAGGAACACAATTTAATGTAAAAGCCAGAAAAAACAGGTTTGATGTTGTGTGTTACGAAGGACGTGTAAAAGTAAATTATGCAAACCAGCAAATTCTGCTGACTCATGGTCAAGGTGTGAGTTTTGAAAATGGAAAAGAACTTAAAATGACCATCACTTCAGTAAAACCAGAATGGATAGAAAATCGAATATCTTTTTATAAAGAGAATATCAGAACTATTTTAGACGAAGTGGAAAGACAATACAATATCAGTATCGAATTAAATGCAAAAGATACGACGTCATTATTTACAGGAAAATTACCTGCGAAAAATCTGGAAACTGCTTTGCAGATTATCAGTACGACATATGACGTAAAAGTTCAAAAAGTTTCAAAAAATAAAATAATTATTGACGAAAAATAA